One region of Brachybacterium saurashtrense genomic DNA includes:
- the mraZ gene encoding division/cell wall cluster transcriptional repressor MraZ, with amino-acid sequence MFLGTFTPKLDEKGRLIFPAKFRDELASGLVMTRGQEHCIAVYPLMEFRQKLEEARRAPTTDRRTRDYLRVLLSGAEDVIPDKQGRITIPGHLRTYADLDRECAVIGALDRLEIWSLPAWETYLEQKEEGFAETSEEVIPGLF; translated from the coding sequence ATGTTCCTCGGCACCTTCACGCCCAAGCTCGACGAGAAGGGGCGCCTGATCTTCCCGGCGAAGTTCCGCGACGAGCTCGCCTCCGGGCTGGTCATGACTCGAGGGCAGGAGCACTGCATCGCCGTGTACCCGCTCATGGAGTTCCGCCAGAAGCTCGAGGAGGCCCGTCGGGCGCCCACCACCGATCGGCGCACACGTGACTACCTGCGCGTGCTGCTGTCCGGCGCGGAGGACGTCATCCCGGACAAGCAGGGCCGCATCACCATCCCGGGCCATCTGCGCACCTACGCGGACCTGGACCGGGAATGCGCCGTCATCGGCGCACTCGACCGCCTCGAGATCTGGTCGCTCCCGGCCTGGGAGACCTACCTCGAGCAGAAGGAGGAGGGCTTCGCCGAGACCTCCGAGGAGGTGATCCCGGGCCTGTTCTGA
- the mraY gene encoding phospho-N-acetylmuramoyl-pentapeptide-transferase has product MIAIIISGAIALTLSILGTPLFIKVLERHGYGQFVRDDGPTTHATKRGTPTMGGVAIILAVLLAYLLTHLLLWTSPSVSVLLVLFLMIGLGFVGFLDDYLKISQQDSTGLRPRYKLLGQFVVATAFAVLALLFPDENGLTPASTHLSFVRDIPWLDLAFFGTVAGFILFAIWANFLVAAWSNGVNLTDGLDGLASGATIIFTAAYLIISFWQWRQVCTVDLDAGGLVHCYDARDPLDTAVLCAALIGACVGFLWWNTSPAKIFMGDTGSLALGGAIAGLTIISRTEIVGAIIGGLFVIISLSVIIQVTSFKLTGKRVFRMAPLQHHFELKGWNEVTIVVRFWIVAGILAGVGLGLFYLDALPRLTS; this is encoded by the coding sequence GTGATCGCGATCATCATCTCCGGTGCGATCGCCCTGACCCTCTCGATCCTGGGCACGCCCCTGTTCATCAAGGTGCTCGAGCGCCACGGCTACGGCCAGTTCGTGCGCGACGACGGGCCCACCACCCATGCCACCAAGCGCGGCACGCCCACGATGGGCGGCGTGGCGATCATCCTCGCGGTGCTGCTCGCGTACCTGCTCACGCACCTGCTGCTGTGGACCTCGCCGAGCGTGTCCGTGCTGCTGGTGCTGTTCCTGATGATCGGGTTGGGCTTCGTCGGCTTCCTCGACGACTACCTGAAGATCTCCCAGCAGGACAGCACCGGGCTGCGCCCGCGCTACAAGCTCCTGGGGCAGTTCGTGGTCGCGACCGCCTTCGCGGTGCTCGCCCTGCTGTTCCCGGACGAGAACGGTCTCACCCCCGCCTCCACGCACCTCTCCTTCGTGCGGGACATCCCCTGGCTGGACCTGGCCTTCTTCGGCACCGTCGCCGGCTTCATCCTCTTCGCGATCTGGGCGAACTTCCTGGTCGCGGCGTGGTCCAACGGTGTCAACCTCACCGACGGGCTCGACGGTCTGGCCAGCGGCGCGACCATCATCTTCACTGCCGCCTACCTCATCATCAGCTTCTGGCAGTGGCGGCAGGTGTGCACCGTGGACCTCGACGCCGGGGGCCTGGTGCACTGCTACGACGCGCGTGACCCGCTGGACACGGCCGTGCTGTGCGCCGCGCTCATCGGCGCCTGCGTGGGCTTCCTGTGGTGGAACACCTCCCCGGCGAAGATCTTCATGGGGGACACCGGTTCCCTCGCCCTCGGCGGCGCCATCGCCGGTCTCACGATCATCTCCCGCACCGAGATCGTCGGCGCCATCATCGGCGGCCTGTTCGTGATCATCTCGCTGTCGGTGATCATCCAGGTCACCAGCTTCAAGCTCACCGGGAAGCGGGTGTTCCGGATGGCGCCCCTGCAGCACCACTTCGAGCTCAAGGGCTGGAACGAGGTCACCATCGTGGTGCGCTTCTGGATCGTGGCCGGCATCCTCGCCGGCGTGGGACTGGGCCTGTTCTACCTCGACGCGCTGCCGAGGCTCACCTCATGA
- the ftsW gene encoding putative lipid II flippase FtsW, translating to MTVEDTRTGSRPAARRSTGVIRPDEEQPLGNIGGRVRDGVAGWLKSPALDFYGLIVIGTLLVSVGLVMVLSSSAVLNISRGNSGFAGLFRQGTFAGLGLVLLVVAAMLPPGFYRRAAWPLLGVGLALQCLVFVPGLGWAVDGNQNWIRIGGQTFQPSEFLKLALAVWIGALLAMKRPLLHRPAHLLFPLAPGVLLALGLVMLGHDLGTMLIMAMLVAGAVWVGGVPRRWFAAAGAAAVLGILALTVTSSNRMARITNWIHGICEGDSCYQSDQGLMGLAEGGWWGVGLGESRQKWGRLPAAEDDYIFAIIGEELGLIGTLGVLALFSALALIMFRMITRLDDHFMQISVAGISAWLLGQAFVNMMVVTGLLPVIGVPLPFISSGGSALLASMTALGVLLSFARREPGASEAIGARVSAVRNSISVLPAPRRRAAASSGATGSSRPARSSRSRRSGRGASSSRRS from the coding sequence ATGACCGTGGAGGACACCCGCACGGGCTCCCGCCCGGCGGCACGTCGATCGACCGGGGTGATCCGCCCCGACGAGGAGCAGCCGCTGGGCAACATCGGCGGCCGCGTGCGCGACGGCGTGGCCGGCTGGCTGAAGTCCCCGGCGCTGGACTTCTACGGACTGATCGTCATCGGCACCCTGCTGGTCAGCGTGGGCCTCGTGATGGTGCTGTCCTCCTCCGCGGTGCTGAACATCTCTCGCGGGAACTCCGGGTTCGCGGGCCTCTTCCGCCAGGGCACCTTCGCCGGGCTGGGCCTCGTGCTGCTCGTCGTCGCGGCGATGCTTCCGCCGGGCTTCTACCGCCGCGCCGCCTGGCCGCTGCTCGGCGTCGGTCTCGCACTGCAGTGCCTGGTGTTCGTCCCGGGGCTGGGCTGGGCGGTGGACGGCAACCAGAACTGGATCCGGATCGGCGGGCAGACCTTCCAGCCCTCGGAGTTCCTCAAGCTCGCCCTCGCGGTGTGGATCGGTGCGCTGCTGGCCATGAAGCGCCCGCTGCTGCACCGCCCCGCGCATCTGCTGTTCCCGCTCGCGCCCGGCGTGCTGCTGGCCCTGGGGCTGGTGATGCTCGGCCATGACCTCGGCACCATGCTCATCATGGCGATGCTGGTCGCGGGCGCCGTGTGGGTGGGCGGGGTCCCGCGCCGCTGGTTCGCGGCGGCCGGCGCCGCCGCCGTGCTGGGGATCCTCGCGCTCACGGTGACCAGCTCGAACCGGATGGCGCGCATCACCAACTGGATCCACGGCATCTGCGAGGGCGATTCCTGCTACCAGTCCGATCAGGGGCTGATGGGGCTGGCCGAGGGCGGCTGGTGGGGTGTGGGCCTCGGGGAGTCGCGGCAGAAGTGGGGCCGCCTCCCGGCCGCCGAGGACGACTACATCTTCGCCATCATCGGCGAGGAGCTGGGACTGATCGGCACGCTCGGCGTGCTCGCCCTGTTCTCCGCGCTGGCCCTGATCATGTTCCGGATGATCACCCGTCTCGACGACCACTTCATGCAGATCTCCGTGGCCGGCATCAGCGCCTGGCTGCTGGGCCAGGCCTTCGTGAACATGATGGTGGTGACGGGGCTGCTGCCCGTGATCGGCGTGCCGCTGCCGTTCATCTCCTCCGGCGGCTCGGCGCTGCTCGCGTCGATGACGGCGCTCGGCGTGCTGCTCTCCTTCGCCCGCCGCGAGCCCGGGGCCTCCGAGGCGATCGGCGCCCGGGTGAGCGCCGTGCGGAACTCGATCAGCGTGCTGCCCGCGCCGCGTCGTCGTGCCGCCGCGTCCTCCGGCGCCACCGGCTCCTCCCGTCCCGCCCGTTCCTCCCGCTCGCGGCGCTCCGGCCGGGGCGCCTCCTCCTCCCGAAGGTCCTGA
- a CDS encoding UDP-N-acetylmuramoyl-tripeptide--D-alanyl-D-alanine ligase, protein MLQTTARDIAALTGGALVGGATGDETVSGVARIDSREVGDGDLFAAFLGEHADGHDFLAAARAAGAPLALVTEDRGVPAVQVPDVREALSVLATAQLDRGRRENPGLVVLAVTGSAGKTGTKDLLGTVLATAGPVIAPAGSLNNELGLPLTVLGLTDATRFLVLEMGARGVGHIAQLTAIARPDISLVLNVGSAHLGEFGGIEATARAKGELVEALAADGRALLNAEDRLVLGMAERSAAPVLTWGFSAGDVRGTELSLDERARVSFTLEVPEGLASLHGAPIAPGRYAVRPDLLGEHQAANVLAALAAALVAGVDPAAATAALDGARIASGQRMQVLEAGGALVIDDAYNANPDSMRQALKTLAHLGRGHRTIAVLGEMLELGEDTVRLHDEIGRLAVRLNISQLYVVGDGAAPIHHGASLEGSFGGESEYLDTVEEAIAVLERTVRPGDAVLLKSSRDAGLRRIAGPLIEHLAERRETEDTTPTGADQ, encoded by the coding sequence ATGCTCCAGACCACTGCACGGGACATCGCCGCCCTCACGGGCGGCGCCCTCGTGGGCGGCGCGACCGGGGACGAGACCGTCTCCGGCGTCGCCCGCATCGACTCCCGCGAGGTCGGCGACGGGGACCTCTTCGCCGCCTTCCTCGGCGAGCACGCCGACGGCCACGACTTCCTGGCCGCCGCCCGCGCCGCCGGGGCTCCGCTCGCCCTGGTCACCGAGGACCGCGGGGTGCCCGCCGTGCAGGTCCCGGACGTGCGCGAGGCGCTCTCCGTCCTCGCCACCGCGCAGCTGGACCGGGGACGCCGGGAGAACCCGGGGCTGGTGGTGCTCGCCGTGACCGGAAGCGCCGGCAAGACCGGCACCAAGGACCTCCTGGGCACCGTCCTCGCTACCGCCGGGCCGGTCATCGCCCCGGCCGGGAGCCTGAACAACGAGCTCGGCCTGCCGCTCACCGTGCTGGGCCTCACCGATGCCACGCGCTTCCTCGTGCTCGAGATGGGCGCCCGGGGCGTGGGCCACATCGCCCAGCTCACCGCGATCGCGCGCCCGGACATCTCGCTGGTGCTCAACGTCGGCTCCGCCCACCTGGGCGAGTTCGGCGGCATCGAGGCCACCGCCCGCGCCAAGGGCGAGCTGGTCGAGGCCCTCGCCGCGGATGGCCGCGCCCTCCTCAACGCGGAGGACCGCCTGGTGCTGGGCATGGCAGAGCGCTCCGCGGCACCCGTCCTCACCTGGGGGTTCAGTGCCGGGGACGTGCGCGGCACGGAGCTGAGCCTTGATGAGCGCGCCCGGGTGAGCTTCACCCTCGAGGTGCCCGAGGGGCTCGCCTCGCTGCACGGCGCCCCGATCGCCCCCGGTCGCTACGCCGTGCGTCCCGATCTCCTGGGCGAGCACCAGGCGGCCAACGTGCTGGCGGCGCTCGCCGCCGCACTGGTCGCCGGGGTGGACCCCGCAGCGGCGACCGCGGCCCTCGACGGCGCCCGGATCGCCTCCGGACAGCGGATGCAGGTGCTCGAGGCCGGCGGTGCGCTCGTCATCGACGACGCGTACAACGCCAACCCCGATTCCATGCGGCAGGCGCTGAAGACCCTCGCCCATCTGGGACGCGGCCACCGCACCATCGCGGTGCTCGGCGAGATGCTCGAGCTGGGGGAGGACACCGTGCGCCTGCACGACGAGATCGGCCGCCTCGCGGTGCGCCTGAACATCTCCCAGCTCTACGTGGTGGGGGACGGCGCCGCGCCGATCCACCACGGGGCCAGCCTCGAGGGAAGCTTCGGCGGCGAGTCCGAGTACCTCGACACGGTCGAGGAGGCGATCGCTGTGCTAGAACGGACCGTGCGGCCCGGGGACGCGGTGCTGCTGAAGTCCTCGCGGGACGCGGGGCTCCGACGGATCGCCGGGCCGCTCATCGAGCACCTGGCCGAGCGTCGCGAGACCGAGGACACCACTCCGACGGGAGCCGACCAGTGA
- a CDS encoding UDP-N-acetylmuramoyl-L-alanyl-D-glutamate--2,6-diaminopimelate ligase, with protein MSDTVGSIPEPARPRRPHGASAAELAAVLGAPAPSTDLTLQGVTLDSRAVEPGDLWCALPGANAHGADFAAQAAARGAVMVLTDPQGRGRCEAAGLAVLEVADPRAATAVAAAVVQGRPSRRLATIGVTGTNGKTSITTAITRTLLALDVPAGSIGTSGTSYRGADGRDHAIATVRTTPEAPELHGLLARMAEDAVETVSMEVSSHALVLHRADEVVFDVACFTNLTQDHLDFHGTMEEYFAAKQQLFTPAHARHGVVCVDDEWGRRLAREAQIPVTTYTTREDVAADHRARDLRAEGYGTTFVVDGPGGSRTLHAALPGRHYVANTLAAELLLAAVGRSGEDVVRALGEAGTVPGRMEPVADAPVRGIVDYSHTPDALRQALLTLRAVPGTRRLLVVMGAGGDRDRTKRPLMGRTAAQLADVVIVTDDNPRGEDPAAIRREVLSGIEEGTTAQVHEVDGRGEAIALAAYLADVADTILVAGKGAETGQTIGGIVHPFDDRLRLRDALRDAHPARGGADDMDEGR; from the coding sequence ATGAGCGACACCGTCGGGAGCATTCCCGAACCCGCCCGCCCGCGCCGTCCGCACGGCGCCTCCGCCGCGGAGCTCGCCGCCGTGCTGGGGGCCCCGGCGCCGAGCACCGACCTCACGCTGCAGGGCGTCACCCTCGACTCCCGCGCCGTGGAGCCGGGGGACCTGTGGTGCGCGCTGCCCGGCGCGAACGCCCACGGCGCGGACTTCGCCGCCCAGGCCGCCGCACGCGGCGCCGTCATGGTCCTCACCGACCCCCAGGGCCGCGGGCGCTGCGAGGCGGCCGGACTCGCCGTGCTGGAGGTCGCCGATCCCCGCGCCGCCACCGCCGTCGCGGCGGCGGTGGTCCAGGGACGGCCGTCCCGGCGGCTGGCCACCATCGGCGTCACCGGCACCAACGGCAAGACCTCCATCACCACGGCGATCACCCGCACCCTGCTGGCGCTCGACGTCCCGGCTGGCTCCATCGGCACCAGCGGCACCAGCTACCGCGGCGCCGACGGGCGCGACCACGCGATCGCGACCGTGCGCACCACCCCGGAGGCCCCCGAGCTGCACGGGCTGCTGGCGCGGATGGCGGAGGATGCCGTGGAGACGGTCTCGATGGAGGTCTCCAGCCACGCCCTGGTGCTGCACCGCGCGGACGAGGTGGTCTTCGACGTCGCCTGCTTCACCAACCTCACCCAGGACCACCTCGACTTCCACGGCACGATGGAGGAGTACTTCGCGGCGAAGCAGCAGCTGTTCACCCCCGCCCATGCCCGTCACGGCGTGGTGTGCGTGGACGACGAGTGGGGCCGGCGCCTCGCGCGCGAGGCGCAGATCCCCGTGACCACCTACACCACCCGGGAGGACGTCGCGGCGGATCACCGCGCCCGGGACCTGCGCGCCGAGGGCTACGGCACCACCTTCGTGGTGGACGGTCCGGGCGGCTCCCGCACGCTGCACGCCGCCCTCCCCGGCCGCCACTACGTCGCCAACACCCTGGCCGCCGAGCTCCTGCTGGCCGCCGTGGGCCGCAGCGGCGAGGACGTGGTCCGGGCCCTGGGCGAGGCCGGCACCGTGCCGGGCCGGATGGAGCCGGTCGCCGATGCGCCCGTGCGCGGCATCGTCGACTACTCCCACACTCCCGACGCCCTCCGACAGGCTCTCCTGACGCTGCGCGCCGTGCCCGGCACCCGTCGCCTGCTCGTGGTGATGGGCGCCGGCGGCGACCGCGACCGCACCAAGCGACCGCTCATGGGGCGCACCGCCGCCCAGCTCGCGGACGTGGTGATCGTCACGGACGACAACCCGCGCGGAGAGGATCCGGCCGCGATCCGCCGCGAGGTGCTCTCCGGGATCGAGGAGGGCACGACGGCGCAGGTCCACGAGGTGGACGGGCGTGGGGAGGCGATCGCCCTGGCGGCCTACCTGGCCGACGTGGCGGACACCATCCTCGTGGCGGGCAAGGGCGCCGAGACCGGACAGACGATCGGCGGTATCGTCCATCCGTTCGATGACCGCCTCCGACTGCGGGACGCCCTGCGGGACGCACATCCGGCGCGCGGAGGCGCCGACGACATGGACGAAGGACGCTGA
- the murD gene encoding UDP-N-acetylmuramoyl-L-alanine--D-glutamate ligase produces MSATGSAGPAEERAWPGLDVRDLRILVTGFGVSGYAIADQTMQRGARVLVIDGADSASLRERAGILEVLGVEVRLGPEHLDALPADREIDLVVTSPGWRPDQPLLRAAQQAGIPVWSEIELARRMQSADGPAWLGITGTNGKTTTVTMLESILHHAGLRAVACGNVGLPVIEAALDPEGFDVLAIELSSFQLHWTEHLDCEAAVVLNVSDDHLDWHGGAEAYARAKGKIFEGVRSACVYSVADPTTQLLVEEADVVDGARAVGLTLGPPGLSELGVIDGLLVDRAFLAERRTAAAELASLEDLAHLGARGAGPHVVLDALAAAALARAHGVAPAAVRDGLRAYRMGDHRAQHLATVDGVGYVDDTKATNPAAAAASLAAAARVVWIAGGDAKGADLDALVATVRDRLVGVVLLGRDDAPFTAALSRHAPEVPLRRIDPGDTGDVAGRSRLMEDAVRAAHSLARPGDVVLLAPAAASIDQFRDYAERGDLFAAAVSRLPGERA; encoded by the coding sequence ATGAGCGCCACGGGGTCCGCCGGCCCCGCCGAGGAGCGTGCCTGGCCCGGGCTGGACGTGCGCGACCTGCGGATCCTGGTGACGGGATTCGGGGTCTCCGGCTACGCGATCGCCGATCAGACCATGCAGCGCGGCGCCCGCGTGCTGGTGATCGACGGCGCGGACAGCGCGTCGCTGCGCGAGCGCGCGGGGATCCTCGAGGTGCTCGGCGTGGAGGTGCGCCTCGGCCCCGAGCACCTCGACGCCCTTCCCGCGGACCGGGAGATCGACCTCGTGGTCACCTCGCCCGGCTGGCGCCCCGACCAGCCTCTCCTGCGCGCCGCGCAGCAGGCCGGCATCCCCGTGTGGAGCGAGATCGAGCTGGCCCGCCGGATGCAGAGCGCCGACGGTCCGGCCTGGCTGGGCATCACCGGCACCAACGGCAAGACCACCACCGTGACCATGCTCGAGTCGATCCTCCACCACGCCGGTCTGCGCGCGGTGGCCTGCGGCAACGTGGGACTGCCCGTGATCGAGGCGGCGCTGGACCCGGAGGGCTTCGACGTGCTGGCGATCGAGCTGTCGAGCTTCCAGCTGCACTGGACGGAGCATCTGGACTGCGAGGCGGCCGTGGTCCTCAACGTCAGCGACGACCACCTGGACTGGCACGGCGGCGCGGAGGCCTACGCGCGGGCGAAGGGGAAGATCTTCGAGGGCGTGCGCAGCGCGTGCGTGTACAGCGTCGCCGACCCCACCACCCAGCTTCTGGTCGAGGAGGCGGACGTGGTCGACGGCGCGCGCGCCGTGGGCCTCACCCTCGGCCCGCCCGGGCTCTCCGAGCTCGGCGTGATCGACGGGCTGCTCGTCGACCGCGCCTTCCTCGCCGAGCGGCGCACCGCCGCCGCGGAGCTCGCCTCCCTCGAGGACCTCGCCCACCTGGGCGCCCGGGGAGCCGGACCGCACGTGGTGCTGGACGCCCTCGCCGCCGCCGCCCTCGCGCGCGCCCACGGGGTCGCCCCGGCGGCGGTGCGGGACGGCCTGCGCGCCTACCGGATGGGCGACCACCGCGCCCAGCACCTCGCCACCGTGGACGGCGTCGGCTACGTCGATGACACCAAGGCCACCAACCCCGCCGCCGCGGCCGCCTCCCTCGCCGCGGCCGCGCGCGTGGTGTGGATCGCGGGCGGCGACGCCAAGGGCGCCGATCTCGACGCCCTGGTGGCCACGGTGCGCGACCGCCTGGTCGGCGTGGTGCTGCTGGGCAGGGACGACGCCCCGTTCACCGCGGCGCTGTCGCGACACGCACCCGAGGTCCCGCTGCGGCGCATCGATCCGGGTGACACTGGCGACGTCGCCGGGCGATCCCGGCTGATGGAGGACGCGGTCCGCGCCGCCCACTCCCTCGCCCGTCCGGGGGACGTGGTGCTGCTGGCACCCGCGGCCGCCTCCATCGACCAGTTCCGTGACTACGCGGAGCGGGGGGATCTGTTCGCGGCGGCCGTGTCCCGACTGCCAGGAGAGCGCGCATGA
- the rsmH gene encoding 16S rRNA (cytosine(1402)-N(4))-methyltransferase RsmH: protein MDSQHTGRPAEDRHVPVLLDTSVQLLVPALREPGAVHVDATLGMGGHAAAVLHAAPEAHLVGIDRDPQALVLARERLDREGVGERATLVHATYDRIPEVLADLGLPGAHGVMMDLGLSSFQIDTAERGFSYSVDAPLDMRMDTASDGPTAADLLRDLPEAELARILRDLGDERFAKRIARRLVAQREIAPLTRSGELVDLLEQAIPAASKASGGHPAKRTFQALRIAVNEELEILASAIESALDSLHVGGRIVVESYHSGEDRLVKTAFTRRTRSSAPPGLPVELEEHKPTFSPLVRGALQADDAERGTNSRAASVRLRALTRTRSVERAH from the coding sequence ATGGACTCGCAGCACACCGGACGACCCGCCGAGGACAGGCACGTCCCCGTCCTGCTCGACACCTCCGTCCAGCTGCTCGTCCCCGCGCTGCGCGAGCCCGGCGCCGTCCACGTCGACGCGACCCTGGGCATGGGCGGCCACGCCGCCGCCGTGCTACACGCCGCGCCCGAGGCGCACCTGGTGGGCATCGACCGCGACCCCCAGGCCCTCGTCCTCGCCCGCGAACGGCTCGACCGCGAGGGCGTGGGGGAGCGGGCCACCCTGGTGCACGCCACCTACGACCGCATCCCCGAGGTGCTCGCGGATCTCGGCCTGCCCGGCGCTCACGGCGTGATGATGGACCTGGGGCTCTCCAGCTTCCAGATCGACACCGCCGAGCGCGGGTTCTCCTACTCGGTGGACGCCCCGCTCGACATGCGGATGGACACCGCCTCCGACGGCCCCACCGCGGCGGACCTGCTGCGCGACCTGCCCGAGGCCGAGCTCGCGCGGATCCTCCGGGACCTCGGCGACGAGCGCTTCGCCAAGCGCATCGCCCGCCGGCTGGTCGCGCAGCGGGAGATCGCCCCGCTCACCCGCAGCGGCGAGCTCGTCGACCTGCTGGAGCAGGCCATCCCCGCGGCCTCGAAGGCCAGCGGCGGCCATCCCGCCAAACGCACCTTCCAGGCGCTGCGCATCGCGGTCAACGAGGAGCTCGAGATCCTCGCCTCCGCGATCGAATCCGCCCTCGACAGCCTCCACGTGGGCGGCCGGATCGTGGTGGAGTCCTACCACTCCGGTGAGGACCGCCTGGTCAAGACCGCGTTCACGCGTCGCACCCGCTCCTCGGCTCCGCCCGGGCTCCCGGTGGAGCTCGAGGAGCACAAGCCCACCTTCTCCCCGCTCGTGCGCGGCGCCCTCCAGGCGGACGACGCCGAGCGCGGCACCAACTCGCGCGCGGCCTCCGTCCGCCTGCGCGCCCTGACCCGCACCCGATCCGTCGAGAGAGCACACTGA
- a CDS encoding peptidoglycan D,D-transpeptidase FtsI family protein produces MGEPSTRHRLLISVILVAVMALSGRLIWVQGLDASARAQEAIDQRTVTRTIPALRGEITDRNGTVLASSVERYDLWVNQLQVDDYLAGSTTAEVTGVEAAAQELAPVLGWSESKTVEALTGEAGFQYLRKNVEPEVRDAVISLRIPGIGADRVADRIYPAGSVGGNIIGFVGSDGTALAGTELSFDDELSGTDGETTYERGAQGQIIPTGRQETTPAVDGQDVVLTIDRDLQWKAQQIVAGAVEQWGATGGSAVVYNSRTGEVMALAEYPSFDPNSPGSSDPEDLGNRSISNVFEPGSTGKLFTLAAAIEEGTVTPESEYEIPYEMWFDGHRVKDSHQHPDQRLTLAGVLKNSSNVGTVQISETLTPEVRYDYLKAFGLGETTGVELPAESAGIVHPADQWTGRTRYTTAFGQGYSVNALQMVSAVGTFANDGVRVQPSLIAGTREADGTVRPLGEPESTRVVSSDTADTMLALMDNSVDDETSSAAVTGYAVGGKTGTAQVGDGTYTASFVGVAPADDPDLVVGVFVFGLDTFISGSRAAAPAFSELTTFALQNQGIAPTGAAGRELENEW; encoded by the coding sequence GTGGGCGAGCCCTCCACCCGCCACCGCCTCCTGATCAGCGTGATCCTGGTGGCGGTGATGGCGCTGTCCGGGCGCTTGATCTGGGTGCAGGGGCTGGACGCGAGCGCCCGCGCCCAGGAGGCCATCGACCAGCGCACGGTCACCCGCACCATCCCCGCCCTGCGCGGCGAGATCACCGATCGCAACGGCACCGTGCTGGCCAGCTCCGTGGAGCGCTACGACCTGTGGGTCAACCAGCTCCAGGTGGACGACTACCTCGCCGGCTCCACCACCGCCGAGGTGACCGGCGTGGAGGCCGCGGCGCAGGAGCTCGCCCCGGTGCTCGGCTGGAGCGAGTCGAAGACGGTCGAGGCGCTCACCGGAGAGGCCGGGTTCCAGTACCTGCGCAAGAACGTCGAGCCCGAGGTGCGCGACGCCGTGATCTCCCTGCGCATCCCCGGCATCGGCGCGGACCGCGTGGCGGACCGCATCTACCCGGCCGGCTCCGTGGGCGGGAACATCATCGGCTTCGTGGGCAGCGACGGCACCGCGCTCGCGGGGACGGAGCTCTCCTTCGACGACGAGCTCAGCGGCACCGACGGCGAGACCACCTACGAGCGCGGCGCCCAGGGGCAGATCATCCCCACCGGGAGACAGGAGACCACCCCGGCCGTGGACGGCCAGGACGTGGTGCTCACCATCGACCGTGACCTGCAGTGGAAGGCGCAGCAGATCGTCGCCGGCGCCGTCGAGCAGTGGGGCGCCACCGGAGGCAGCGCCGTCGTGTACAACTCCCGCACCGGCGAGGTGATGGCCCTGGCCGAGTACCCGAGCTTCGACCCGAACTCCCCGGGCAGCTCCGATCCGGAGGACCTCGGCAACCGCTCCATCTCCAACGTCTTCGAGCCCGGCTCCACGGGGAAGCTGTTCACCTTGGCGGCGGCGATCGAGGAGGGCACCGTCACCCCCGAGTCCGAGTACGAGATCCCGTACGAGATGTGGTTCGACGGGCACCGGGTCAAGGACTCCCACCAGCATCCGGATCAGCGACTCACCCTCGCCGGCGTGCTGAAGAACAGCTCGAACGTGGGCACCGTGCAGATCTCGGAGACCCTCACCCCCGAGGTGCGCTACGACTACCTCAAGGCCTTCGGGCTCGGGGAGACGACGGGGGTGGAGCTGCCCGCCGAGTCCGCCGGCATCGTCCACCCCGCCGACCAGTGGACCGGCCGCACCCGCTACACCACCGCCTTCGGGCAGGGCTACAGCGTCAACGCCCTGCAGATGGTCTCCGCCGTCGGCACCTTCGCCAACGACGGCGTGCGGGTGCAGCCCTCGCTCATCGCCGGCACCCGCGAGGCCGACGGCACCGTGCGACCCCTGGGCGAGCCCGAGAGCACCCGGGTGGTCTCGAGCGACACCGCGGACACCATGCTCGCCCTGATGGACAACTCCGTGGACGACGAGACCTCCTCGGCCGCCGTCACCGGCTACGCGGTGGGCGGGAAGACCGGCACCGCGCAGGTGGGGGACGGCACCTACACCGCCTCCTTCGTGGGCGTCGCCCCGGCGGATGATCCCGATCTGGTGGTGGGTGTGTTCGTGTTCGGTCTGGACACGTTCATCTCCGGCAGTCGGGCCGCCGCGCCCGCCTTCTCTGAGCTGACCACCTTCGCCCTGCAGAACCAGGGCATCGCCCCCACCGGTGCGGCCGGTCGCGAGCTCGAGAACGAGTGGTGA